Proteins encoded within one genomic window of Sphingosinicella ginsenosidimutans:
- the dksA gene encoding RNA polymerase-binding protein DksA, producing MATLSGDAFDLSQSGYRPSANEEFMNPEQLAYFRSKLLMWKDEILKESRETMAELANGPIQEADLTDRASSETDWGIHLRTRDRQRKLIAKIDAAMRRIENGEYGFCEVTGEPISLARLEARPIATMTVEAQERHEKNERISRDD from the coding sequence ATGGCTACGCTTTCCGGTGACGCATTCGATCTTTCGCAATCCGGCTATCGGCCCAGTGCCAACGAAGAGTTCATGAATCCCGAGCAGCTCGCCTATTTCCGGTCGAAGCTGCTGATGTGGAAAGACGAAATTCTCAAGGAATCGCGCGAGACGATGGCGGAGCTCGCCAACGGTCCGATCCAGGAGGCCGATCTCACCGATCGCGCGTCGAGCGAGACCGATTGGGGCATCCATCTTCGCACCCGCGACCGTCAGCGCAAGCTGATCGCCAAGATCGACGCGGCGATGCGCCGCATCGAAAATGGCGAATATGGCTTTTGCGAAGTGACCGGAGAGCCGATCAGCCTCGCCCGGCTGGAGGCGCGCCCGATCGCAACGATGACCGTGGAGGCGCAGGAGCGCCACGAGAAGAACGAGCGGATCAGCCGCGACGACTGA
- a CDS encoding YdcH family protein encodes MQQAHVSALEARHAGLEARITEEAQRPLPDMATLARLKKEKLRIKEEIAGLH; translated from the coding sequence ATGCAGCAGGCGCATGTTTCGGCACTGGAAGCGCGGCACGCGGGCCTCGAAGCCCGGATCACCGAAGAAGCTCAACGCCCCCTGCCGGACATGGCGACCCTCGCCAGGCTCAAGAAGGAAAAGCTCCGGATCAAGGAAGAGATTGCCGGCCTTCACTAG
- a CDS encoding YdcH family protein codes for MERSEFAGMDSASRLAALRTEHRDLDTAIDALRSMAAPDQLQLARLKKRKLRLKDEIALLEDLCVPDIIA; via the coding sequence ATGGAGAGGAGCGAGTTCGCCGGCATGGATTCGGCCTCGCGACTCGCGGCGCTGAGGACCGAGCATCGGGACCTCGACACCGCGATCGATGCGTTGCGCAGCATGGCCGCGCCCGACCAGCTTCAGCTCGCGCGGCTGAAGAAGCGAAAATTGCGCCTCAAGGACGAGATCGCGCTGCTCGAAGATCTGTGCGTTCCGGACATCATCGCCTGA
- a CDS encoding DUF1465 family protein codes for MATEAARAALTPRLVDALYIEAMVLADEARSYFDSQARDDRLVLDPVDRVAFSCESLKVTTRLMHVIAWLLTQRALAAGEISHAQAGQPERRLGEAQASDSRLMPKLPEQGAELIRASEELYERVRRLDEGSYAREPVASPARSLLSRLERAF; via the coding sequence ATGGCGACCGAAGCTGCCCGTGCTGCACTGACCCCCCGTCTGGTCGATGCGCTCTATATCGAGGCGATGGTGCTGGCCGATGAGGCCCGCTCCTATTTCGATTCGCAGGCGCGCGACGACCGGCTGGTCCTCGATCCCGTCGATCGGGTCGCCTTTTCGTGCGAATCGCTCAAGGTGACGACCCGCCTGATGCACGTCATCGCCTGGCTTCTGACCCAGCGCGCGCTCGCGGCGGGGGAGATCAGCCACGCGCAGGCCGGGCAGCCGGAGCGGCGGCTCGGCGAGGCGCAGGCGAGCGATTCCCGGCTGATGCCGAAACTGCCCGAGCAGGGCGCAGAGCTGATCCGCGCCAGCGAGGAATTGTACGAGCGGGTCCGCCGGCTCGACGAAGGCAGCTATGCGCGCGAGCCGGTAGCCAGCCCGGCCCGCAGCCTGCTGAGCCGGCTCGAACGCGCCTTCTGA
- a CDS encoding iron-containing alcohol dehydrogenase: MQPFEFHYGPRLVVGPGASRRLGEALPQGRCLFVTDATVRALGLADAALAGLAAAGIDPVIFDAVEADPSRETVAATVAAGQGCTSVIGFGGGSPMDVAKLAAYLIATGEDLDGLWGVGKATGARLPLALVPTTAGTGSEATPVTVITVGATEKRGVSSAALVPDIAVLDPELTLSLPRAVTAATGIDAMVHAIEAYTSARLKNPMSDMLARQALTLISANLIRACNSPDDVEARGNMLLASHLAGVAFANAPVAGVHALAYPLGGHFHVPHGVSNALMLTHVLGHNMAAAMPLYAELGALLDPSAATLGRQGQAQALIAHLDRLADAAGVPRRLSALGIGAEHLDLLAAEAMKQERLLINNPCPIGEGDARRLYEAAL, from the coding sequence ATGCAGCCCTTCGAATTCCATTATGGACCGCGACTCGTCGTCGGGCCGGGCGCGTCGCGCCGGCTCGGCGAGGCGCTGCCGCAGGGACGATGCCTGTTCGTGACCGATGCGACGGTGCGTGCGCTCGGCCTTGCCGATGCGGCGCTGGCCGGCCTTGCCGCGGCCGGGATCGATCCGGTGATCTTCGATGCGGTGGAGGCCGATCCGTCGCGCGAGACCGTCGCCGCGACGGTCGCGGCGGGGCAGGGCTGCACCTCGGTGATCGGCTTCGGCGGCGGCAGCCCGATGGATGTCGCCAAGCTCGCCGCCTATCTGATCGCGACCGGCGAGGATCTCGATGGCTTGTGGGGCGTCGGCAAGGCGACCGGCGCGCGGCTGCCCCTGGCGCTGGTGCCGACCACCGCGGGCACCGGATCGGAGGCGACCCCGGTCACCGTCATCACCGTCGGCGCGACCGAGAAACGGGGCGTGAGCAGCGCCGCGCTGGTGCCCGATATCGCGGTGCTCGACCCGGAACTGACCTTGAGCCTGCCGCGCGCCGTCACCGCCGCGACGGGCATCGACGCGATGGTCCATGCGATCGAGGCCTACACCTCGGCGCGGCTCAAGAACCCGATGTCGGACATGCTCGCGCGCCAGGCGCTGACGCTGATTTCGGCCAATCTCATCCGCGCCTGCAATTCGCCTGACGATGTCGAGGCGCGGGGGAACATGCTCCTTGCCTCGCATCTCGCCGGGGTCGCCTTCGCCAATGCGCCGGTCGCGGGGGTTCATGCGCTGGCCTATCCGCTCGGCGGGCATTTCCATGTGCCGCACGGCGTTTCCAATGCGCTGATGCTGACCCATGTGCTCGGCCACAACATGGCCGCGGCGATGCCGCTCTATGCGGAGCTCGGGGCCTTGCTCGATCCGTCCGCCGCCACGCTCGGCCGGCAGGGACAGGCGCAGGCGCTGATCGCCCATCTCGACAGGCTTGCCGACGCCGCGGGCGTGCCGCGTCGCCTCTCGGCGCTCGGCATCGGCGCGGAGCATCTCGACCTGCTCGCGGCCGAGGCGATGAAGCAGGAGCGGCTGCTGATCAACAATCCCTGCCCGATCGGGGAGGGCGATGCGCGCCGGCTTTACGAGGCGGCCCTGTGA
- a CDS encoding acyl-CoA thioesterase yields MSVPMRGRAAYPVWREIATRWSDNDVYGHVNNVVHYSWFDTAVNAWLIEAGLLDVDRGDPIGLVVETGCRYAASLSYPEPVEIGLGVEHLGTSSVRYRIGVFARGAAAPAAEGHFVHVYVNRADRRPAPLPDAWRATLESIRLIEVGHG; encoded by the coding sequence GTGAGCGTGCCGATGCGCGGCCGCGCCGCTTATCCGGTGTGGCGCGAGATCGCGACCCGCTGGAGCGACAACGACGTCTACGGCCACGTCAACAATGTCGTCCATTATTCCTGGTTCGATACCGCGGTGAACGCCTGGCTGATCGAGGCCGGTCTGCTCGATGTCGATCGCGGCGACCCGATCGGCCTGGTGGTCGAGACCGGCTGCCGCTATGCCGCATCGCTTTCCTATCCCGAGCCGGTCGAGATCGGCCTTGGCGTCGAGCATCTCGGCACATCGAGCGTGCGTTACCGGATCGGCGTCTTCGCGAGGGGCGCGGCCGCTCCGGCGGCGGAGGGGCATTTCGTCCATGTCTATGTGAACCGCGCGGATCGCAGGCCCGCGCCGCTGCCCGATGCGTGGCGCGCGACGCTCGAATCGATCCGCCTGATCGAGGTCGGGCATGGCTGA
- a CDS encoding GFA family protein, protein MAERMTGGCACGRVRYTAAVADRDAYLCHCRMCQRATGSVSIAFKNLRRADVEWEGEPDWYESSPIARRPYCRDCGTSLGFAYPDSDKMDLTVASFDDPSRFRPVSHFGAESIHRAWIDTAGLPETRSDEYQPLVDRWTKATATSAD, encoded by the coding sequence ATGGCTGAACGGATGACCGGTGGCTGCGCGTGCGGCCGCGTGCGCTACACGGCCGCGGTCGCGGACAGGGACGCCTATCTCTGCCATTGCCGGATGTGCCAGCGCGCCACGGGGAGTGTCTCGATCGCGTTCAAGAACCTGCGTCGGGCGGACGTCGAATGGGAAGGCGAGCCCGACTGGTACGAAAGTTCGCCGATCGCGCGGCGGCCTTATTGCCGGGACTGCGGGACATCGCTCGGCTTCGCCTATCCCGACAGCGACAAGATGGACCTGACCGTCGCCTCGTTCGACGATCCCTCGCGTTTCCGCCCGGTCAGCCATTTCGGCGCGGAGAGCATCCACCGCGCGTGGATCGACACGGCGGGCCTTCCGGAAACCCGAAGCGACGAATATCAGCCGCTCGTCGATCGCTGGACGAAGGCGACCGCGACCAGCGCCGATTGA
- a CDS encoding MFS transporter — MRLNERGITMRFHHPAVPVVLAVLLIDAIGFGIVLPVLPSLIVALGHVDLTQATRIAGYLLVAYAGAQFFAGPVLGNLGDRFGRRPVLLVSTIAFALDYLLMAAAPTLAWLFVGRLIAGIAGATYGPVNAVLADVTEPEKRGATFGLMGAAFGLGFILGPAIGGLLAQFGTRTPFIAAAVLAGLNALWIAARLPETMAPEDRRTFRWRDAHIFGAFRPLFSAGGATPLLLAALLWQLGHIVYPATWAFWAEIALGWDATAIGWSLAATGVVMAIAQSIVTGPMIARLGEARTVVIGMAVGALSFLAYVFVTQGWQVYAIILAGALQALVYPSLNALLSRMTDASHQGALQGGMASINSLAEIVGPIATTQALAFGAEHGETGGNFILAAILAGIALLIVVTRVVPRVRIGDGDRA, encoded by the coding sequence TTGAGGCTGAACGAACGGGGGATCACGATGCGCTTCCATCATCCGGCGGTGCCGGTCGTGCTCGCCGTGCTGCTGATCGATGCGATCGGCTTCGGCATCGTCCTGCCGGTGCTCCCAAGCCTGATCGTCGCGCTCGGCCATGTCGACCTCACGCAGGCGACGCGGATCGCCGGCTATCTGCTCGTCGCCTATGCCGGCGCGCAATTCTTCGCCGGGCCGGTGCTCGGCAATCTCGGCGACCGGTTCGGCCGTCGGCCGGTGCTGCTCGTCTCGACGATCGCCTTCGCGCTCGATTACCTGTTGATGGCGGCCGCGCCGACGCTGGCCTGGCTGTTCGTCGGCCGGCTGATCGCGGGCATTGCCGGCGCGACCTATGGTCCGGTCAACGCGGTGCTCGCCGACGTGACCGAGCCGGAAAAGCGCGGCGCCACCTTCGGTCTGATGGGCGCCGCCTTCGGCCTCGGCTTCATCCTCGGGCCGGCGATCGGCGGATTGCTCGCGCAGTTCGGGACGCGAACGCCGTTCATCGCGGCGGCCGTGCTCGCCGGCCTCAACGCGCTGTGGATCGCTGCGCGCCTTCCGGAGACGATGGCGCCGGAAGACCGGCGGACGTTCCGCTGGCGCGACGCCCACATATTCGGCGCCTTCCGGCCGCTGTTCAGCGCCGGCGGCGCGACGCCGCTCCTGCTCGCGGCCCTGCTGTGGCAGCTCGGCCATATCGTCTATCCGGCGACCTGGGCCTTCTGGGCGGAAATCGCGCTCGGCTGGGATGCGACGGCGATCGGCTGGTCGCTCGCGGCGACCGGCGTCGTCATGGCGATCGCCCAGAGTATCGTCACCGGTCCGATGATCGCCCGGCTGGGTGAAGCGCGCACCGTCGTCATCGGGATGGCCGTGGGCGCGCTGAGCTTTCTCGCCTATGTCTTCGTGACGCAGGGGTGGCAGGTCTATGCGATCATCCTTGCCGGCGCGCTCCAGGCGCTCGTCTATCCCTCGCTCAATGCCTTGCTGTCGCGGATGACCGATGCGTCGCACCAGGGCGCGCTCCAGGGCGGGATGGCCAGCATCAACAGTCTCGCGGAGATCGTCGGTCCGATCGCGACGACGCAGGCGCTTGCCTTTGGCGCCGAGCATGGCGAGACGGGCGGCAATTTCATCCTCGCCGCGATCCTTGCCGGGATCGCGCTGCTGATCGTCGTCACGCGGGTCGTGCCGCGCGTCCGTATCGGCGATGGAGACAGGGCATGA
- a CDS encoding alpha/beta fold hydrolase translates to MNATRETFLAPDGQELAYWEMGEGQAVVLLHGLFSDARTNWIRYGHAAAIAAKGFRLVMPDLRAHGTSARPHDPAAYPPDVLASDGMALIAHLGLVDYDLGGYSLGGRTSARMVIAGARPRRLVIGGMGLTGLLSTQPRAEMFRDVLRGLGTHPRGSEEWRSEAFLKTTGGDPEALLPLLDSFVDSTEAQLRSIRPPTLVVSGADDDDNGSAEALSDLLADGRYVEIPGNHMSAVVKPELGRAIADFLAS, encoded by the coding sequence ATGAATGCGACCCGGGAGACCTTTCTCGCGCCGGACGGGCAGGAGCTCGCCTATTGGGAGATGGGCGAGGGGCAGGCGGTGGTTCTCCTCCACGGCCTGTTCTCGGACGCCCGGACCAACTGGATCCGCTACGGCCATGCCGCGGCGATCGCGGCCAAGGGCTTCCGGCTGGTCATGCCGGACCTGCGCGCCCACGGGACGAGCGCCCGGCCGCACGATCCGGCCGCCTATCCGCCGGACGTGCTGGCTTCGGACGGAATGGCGCTGATCGCCCATCTCGGCCTCGTCGACTACGATCTTGGCGGCTATTCGCTGGGCGGGCGGACCTCGGCCCGGATGGTGATCGCGGGGGCGCGCCCGCGCCGCCTGGTGATCGGCGGCATGGGGCTCACCGGTCTGCTCTCCACCCAGCCACGCGCGGAAATGTTCCGCGACGTGCTGCGCGGCCTCGGCACCCATCCGCGCGGCTCCGAGGAATGGCGGTCGGAGGCGTTCCTCAAGACCACCGGCGGCGATCCCGAGGCGCTGCTGCCGCTGCTCGACAGCTTTGTCGACTCGACCGAGGCACAGCTGCGGTCGATCCGCCCGCCGACGCTCGTCGTCTCCGGTGCCGATGATGACGACAACGGCTCCGCCGAAGCGCTCTCCGACCTGCTCGCCGACGGCCGCTATGTCGAGATCCCCGGCAATCATATGAGCGCGGTGGTGAAGCCCGAGCTCGGGCGCGCCATCGCGGATTTCCTCGCCTCTTGA
- a CDS encoding M2 family metallopeptidase: MRRSIAMLAFAGTAGLAICTAALAQSGSAVAQAPHEAAALTAADADAFVARAERELAEFSLINNRAQWVNATYITDDTNALAAYFGTIDTEMRVRLAGEAARYANVSGLSADTRRKLGLLRNGLVLAAPTTAGAAAELNRISTDLASQYGRGHATMNGETIDGNETEARMGTVRDPTQLREMWTSWNDNVGSPMRGEYQRLVEIANQGARELGYPDTGAMWRSKYDMSPEEFQQLTERLWQQVRPLYEELHCYVRAGLNRRYGDQVQPATGPIRADLLGNLWAQEWGNIYDVVAPPNSGPPAYDLTQLLENAHYTPQRIVQTAEGFFTSLGFDPLPQTFWERSQITQPRDRNVICHASAWDIDNRTDVRLKMCTRVNADDFVTAHHELGHNFYQRAYMNQPFLYEDSANDGIHEAIGDTIALSVTPEYLHEIGLLQANQMPTPEQDRNLLLRQALDKIAFLPFGLMIDRYRWGIFSGQIPANQYQAAWDRMRLQYQGIVPPSPRTEQNFDAGAKYHVPASVPYTRYFLARILQFQFFKAACDIAGWHGPLHRCSFYGNREVGRRLNQMLELGLSRPWPEAIQTFTGTREISAQPMMDYFQPLMGWLREQNRGRQCGWRS; encoded by the coding sequence ATGCGTCGCAGCATCGCCATGCTCGCTTTCGCCGGGACCGCCGGCCTTGCCATCTGCACCGCCGCATTGGCCCAGAGCGGGAGCGCCGTCGCCCAGGCCCCGCACGAGGCCGCCGCGCTCACGGCCGCCGATGCCGATGCCTTCGTCGCCCGCGCCGAGCGCGAGCTCGCCGAATTCTCGCTCATCAACAACCGCGCCCAATGGGTGAACGCGACCTACATCACCGACGATACGAATGCGCTCGCCGCCTATTTCGGCACGATCGACACGGAAATGCGCGTTCGGCTCGCCGGCGAGGCGGCGCGCTATGCGAACGTGAGCGGTCTCAGCGCGGACACGAGACGCAAGCTCGGCCTGCTTCGCAACGGGCTGGTGCTTGCCGCGCCGACGACCGCCGGCGCGGCCGCCGAGCTCAACCGCATCTCGACCGATCTCGCCTCCCAATATGGTCGTGGCCATGCGACGATGAATGGCGAGACGATCGACGGCAACGAGACCGAGGCCCGCATGGGCACGGTGCGCGATCCCACCCAGCTGCGCGAGATGTGGACGAGCTGGAACGACAATGTCGGATCGCCGATGCGCGGCGAATATCAGCGGCTGGTGGAAATCGCGAACCAGGGCGCGCGCGAGCTCGGCTATCCCGATACCGGCGCGATGTGGCGGTCCAAATATGACATGTCGCCGGAGGAGTTCCAGCAGCTCACCGAACGGCTTTGGCAGCAGGTTCGGCCGCTCTACGAGGAGCTGCACTGCTATGTCCGCGCCGGGCTGAACCGTCGTTATGGCGATCAGGTCCAGCCGGCGACCGGCCCGATCCGTGCCGACCTGCTCGGCAATCTGTGGGCCCAGGAATGGGGCAATATCTACGATGTCGTCGCGCCGCCGAACAGCGGCCCGCCGGCCTATGACCTCACCCAGCTGCTCGAGAACGCGCATTACACGCCGCAGCGGATCGTGCAGACCGCCGAGGGCTTCTTCACCAGCCTCGGCTTCGATCCCTTGCCGCAGACCTTCTGGGAACGATCGCAGATCACCCAGCCGCGCGATCGCAACGTCATCTGCCACGCCTCGGCCTGGGACATCGACAATCGCACCGACGTCCGGCTCAAGATGTGCACGCGTGTCAACGCCGACGATTTCGTGACCGCGCATCACGAGCTCGGCCACAATTTCTACCAGCGCGCCTATATGAACCAGCCCTTCCTCTACGAGGACAGCGCAAACGACGGCATTCACGAGGCGATCGGCGACACGATCGCCCTGTCGGTGACGCCGGAATATCTGCACGAGATCGGGCTGTTGCAGGCGAACCAGATGCCGACGCCGGAGCAGGACCGCAATCTCCTCCTGCGCCAGGCGCTCGACAAGATCGCCTTCCTTCCGTTCGGGCTGATGATCGACCGCTATCGCTGGGGCATCTTCTCGGGCCAGATCCCGGCGAACCAATATCAGGCGGCGTGGGACAGGATGCGCCTTCAATATCAGGGCATCGTCCCGCCGAGCCCGCGCACCGAGCAGAATTTCGACGCCGGCGCCAAATATCACGTGCCGGCAAGCGTGCCTTACACGCGCTATTTCCTCGCGCGGATCCTCCAGTTCCAGTTCTTCAAGGCGGCGTGCGACATTGCGGGCTGGCACGGTCCGCTCCACCGCTGCTCCTTCTACGGCAATCGCGAGGTCGGCCGGCGGCTGAACCAGATGCTGGAGCTCGGCCTGTCGCGGCCCTGGCCCGAGGCGATCCAGACCTTCACCGGCACGCGCGAAATCTCGGCCCAGCCGATGATGGACTATTTCCAGCCGTTGATGGGCTGGCTTCGCGAACAGAACCGAGGGCGGCAGTGCGGCTGGCGCTCATGA
- a CDS encoding YbjN domain-containing protein: MRVAALIGSVLLWSANLSAQPSPAPPVPWNPAAPENRQVLPTFNYQTVESVLTAVNARFERRGTADRPALEVTFRNGRRAAILFGSCERQGAACKAISIQSVWVRPANIPADRLAANIQGFNQRYAFSRAYLTQDGKPALQRYLTADYGIIRGNLAVNLLVFADQAERFAVEVLRPAPAAPAARR; encoded by the coding sequence ATGCGCGTCGCCGCGCTGATTGGATCCGTGCTGCTCTGGTCCGCAAACCTTTCGGCGCAGCCATCGCCGGCGCCGCCGGTGCCGTGGAACCCGGCCGCGCCCGAAAACCGCCAGGTGCTGCCGACGTTCAACTACCAGACGGTCGAATCGGTGCTGACCGCGGTCAATGCGCGATTCGAGCGGCGGGGGACGGCGGATCGCCCGGCGCTTGAGGTCACCTTCCGCAACGGCCGCCGCGCGGCGATCCTGTTCGGATCATGCGAACGGCAGGGGGCGGCGTGCAAGGCGATCTCGATCCAGTCGGTCTGGGTCCGGCCTGCGAACATCCCCGCCGATCGGCTCGCCGCCAATATCCAGGGCTTCAACCAGCGCTACGCCTTTTCGCGCGCCTATCTGACGCAGGACGGCAAGCCGGCGCTGCAGCGCTACCTCACCGCCGATTACGGAATCATCCGCGGCAATCTGGCGGTGAACCTGCTCGTCTTCGCCGACCAGGCCGAGCGGTTCGCGGTCGAGGTGCTCCGTCCCGCGCCGGCCGCGCCCGCGGCACGGCGCTAA
- a CDS encoding peroxiredoxin, which translates to MTIQVGERIPDMTLIKATADGPQPIETGEFFGGRKVALFSVPGAFTPTCSARHLPGFVDKANELKAKGVDEIACTAVNDAFVLQAWAKSAGAEGKVTMLADGNGDFARALGLTMDGSKFGMGQRGSRWSAIVDDGVVSELNVEEPGAFSVSSAEFLLNQL; encoded by the coding sequence ATGACGATCCAGGTCGGCGAGCGAATCCCGGACATGACCCTCATCAAGGCCACGGCCGACGGGCCGCAGCCGATCGAGACCGGCGAATTTTTCGGCGGCCGCAAGGTGGCGCTCTTTTCGGTGCCCGGCGCCTTCACGCCGACCTGCTCGGCCCGCCATCTGCCGGGATTCGTGGACAAGGCCAATGAGCTCAAGGCCAAGGGCGTCGACGAGATCGCCTGCACCGCGGTGAACGACGCCTTCGTGCTGCAGGCCTGGGCGAAGAGCGCCGGCGCCGAGGGCAAGGTGACGATGCTTGCCGACGGCAATGGCGATTTCGCGCGCGCGCTCGGCCTCACCATGGATGGCTCCAAGTTCGGCATGGGCCAGCGCGGCTCGCGCTGGTCGGCGATCGTCGACGACGGCGTCGTCAGCGAGCTCAATGTCGAGGAGCCTGGCGCGTTCAGCGTGTCGAGCGCCGAATTCCTGCTCAATCAGCTGTAA
- a CDS encoding YqgE/AlgH family protein, protein MDAPSYLVGQFLLAMPGIGDPRFEKAVVAMCVHDEAGALGIGLGELVPRLRLHDLLAQLDIPAGEAPNAPIHHGGPVEPQRGFILHTPDWGGQDSIEVAGRWVLSATLDVLRAIAEGKGPSRWVVALGYAGWGPGQLDAEMQRHGWFVTDGSDALLYDEDVETRWAAAFRGAGVDPRLLAAHSGTA, encoded by the coding sequence ATGGACGCGCCCAGTTATCTTGTCGGCCAGTTCCTGCTCGCGATGCCCGGCATCGGCGATCCGAGGTTCGAGAAAGCCGTCGTCGCGATGTGCGTCCATGACGAGGCCGGGGCGCTCGGCATCGGGCTTGGCGAGCTGGTGCCGCGCCTCAGGCTCCACGATCTCCTGGCGCAGCTCGACATCCCGGCCGGCGAGGCGCCCAACGCGCCGATCCATCATGGCGGCCCGGTCGAGCCGCAGCGCGGCTTCATCCTCCACACGCCCGATTGGGGCGGGCAGGACAGTATCGAGGTGGCGGGGCGTTGGGTGCTTTCGGCGACGCTCGATGTGCTGCGCGCGATCGCGGAGGGAAAGGGGCCGAGCCGCTGGGTCGTGGCGCTCGGCTATGCCGGCTGGGGTCCCGGTCAGCTGGACGCCGAAATGCAGCGCCACGGCTGGTTCGTGACCGACGGCAGCGATGCCCTGCTCTATGACGAGGATGTCGAGACGCGCTGGGCCGCGGCCTTCCGCGGCGCCGGGGTCGATCCGCGCCTGCTGGCCGCCCATTCGGGGACGGCCTGA
- a CDS encoding carboxymuconolactone decarboxylase family protein, with translation MTARINPYAADRHAMGDWFAYSQKSEAALDKGLAHLVKARASILNGCANCVNMHTQEARRDGETEQRLYLLAAWHEAPVYTDRERAALAWTDALTLVASKGPPSDETYAALAAHFSPEEQVHLTQVINVINGWNRIAIGFGLFDPDPLKTAAAARQAIPA, from the coding sequence ATGACCGCACGCATCAACCCGTACGCCGCCGATCGCCATGCGATGGGCGACTGGTTCGCCTACAGCCAGAAGTCGGAAGCCGCGCTCGACAAGGGCCTCGCCCATCTCGTGAAGGCGCGCGCGTCGATCCTCAACGGCTGCGCCAATTGCGTCAACATGCACACCCAGGAAGCGCGCCGCGACGGCGAGACCGAGCAGCGGCTCTACCTCCTTGCCGCCTGGCACGAGGCGCCGGTTTATACGGACCGGGAGCGTGCGGCGCTCGCCTGGACCGACGCGCTGACCCTCGTCGCGAGCAAGGGGCCGCCGAGCGACGAGACCTATGCCGCGCTCGCTGCCCACTTCAGCCCCGAAGAGCAGGTCCATCTCACCCAGGTCATCAACGTGATCAACGGGTGGAACCGGATCGCGATCGGCTTCGGCCTGTTCGATCCGGATCCGCTCAAGACCGCGGCGGCGGCCCGCCAAGCGATCCCGGCGTGA
- a CDS encoding sigma-70 family RNA polymerase sigma factor — translation MSDRGGSEAEAAAASFAPLRPGLQRVAYRMLGSVADAEDVMQEAFVRWLRTDRGAVREPEAFLRRMVTRLCLDQLKSARRRRELYFGPWVPEPVVESEAEADIDDAVTLPLLMALERLSPLERAAFLLHDIFDLPFEEVATTLERTPEASRQLASRARAHVRASRPRFPVGRERGMALAAAFLEASRGGDLGRLRTMLADDVTVHSDGGGKRPAGGRVFAGAQEALAVFAAIARLQRGAGWSLVGYRRINGLPGFVTREADGMLQTTALLIEGDRIAGVYIVRNPDKLRHLEAELAGEGSGSPATR, via the coding sequence GTGAGCGATCGCGGCGGCAGCGAGGCCGAAGCGGCCGCGGCGAGCTTCGCTCCGCTGCGGCCGGGCCTCCAGCGCGTCGCCTATCGGATGCTCGGCTCCGTCGCGGATGCCGAGGACGTGATGCAGGAGGCCTTCGTGCGCTGGCTGCGAACCGATCGCGGCGCCGTGCGCGAGCCGGAGGCCTTCCTGCGCCGCATGGTGACGCGGCTGTGTCTCGATCAGTTGAAGTCGGCCCGGCGGCGCCGCGAGCTCTATTTCGGCCCCTGGGTGCCCGAACCCGTGGTGGAGTCCGAAGCCGAAGCCGATATCGACGACGCGGTGACACTGCCTTTGCTCATGGCGCTCGAACGGCTCTCCCCGCTCGAGCGGGCCGCCTTCCTCCTCCACGACATTTTCGACCTTCCGTTCGAGGAGGTCGCGACCACGCTGGAGCGCACCCCCGAGGCGAGTCGTCAACTCGCCAGCAGGGCCCGCGCCCATGTCCGCGCCAGCCGGCCGCGCTTTCCGGTGGGGAGGGAGCGCGGGATGGCGCTTGCGGCAGCCTTTCTCGAAGCGTCGCGCGGCGGCGATCTCGGCCGGCTGCGGACCATGCTCGCCGACGATGTCACCGTTCATTCGGATGGCGGCGGCAAGCGGCCGGCGGGCGGGCGCGTCTTTGCCGGGGCGCAGGAGGCGCTGGCAGTCTTCGCCGCCATCGCGCGACTGCAGCGCGGAGCGGGATGGTCGCTGGTCGGCTATCGACGCATCAATGGCCTGCCTGGATTCGTCACCCGCGAAGCCGACGGAATGCTGCAGACGACCGCGCTCCTGATCGAGGGCGACCGCATCGCCGGTGTCTATATCGTTCGCAATCCGGACAAGCTTCGCCATCTCGAGGCAGAGCTGGCGGGGGAGGGGAGCGGCTCACCCGCCACGCGGTGA